Proteins encoded in a region of the Orcinus orca chromosome X, mOrcOrc1.1, whole genome shotgun sequence genome:
- the LOC101288214 gene encoding LOW QUALITY PROTEIN: protein FAM47E-like (The sequence of the model RefSeq protein was modified relative to this genomic sequence to represent the inferred CDS: deleted 1 base in 1 codon) — MQASQGACVDPPPGRTWLQLATRSPSNRRGRNSKLLKRWSPPEARGTMADKKWLLGPGPLEPMPLDVTCKPWYKDKLLSKCFAKHKNVLPKFPTSLDSRRWIFVKELLDDFRKGCPPCEDLITRSPKEGFLPWIVHRVPQHAPKKGQKKLPEEANLFSTLSPAQLAQKAFVENIEPQLTKHPLALYPNLEENLPADLLLKVLEVLDPDGKLEDTWAYCQGPRKRTKSPTKLRKKRPAKVYLEPLKKAPVSHPATLHHEDKKSSRKDSLTDPPVHREVPKAIRKSFKWAAAFGNLGIDEELITKVCEVGCEWPPAQDTVYMRKVTQVPSKMRYGALYLKPKLWKKLVNDEPSIDPNVLLEDGSFRKELPEHDTLEDLYGQIAFKGFILSKGYRIPDILERLVLRKGWKYDSVKTPIHKVIKIS; from the exons ATGCAGGCTTCACAGGGCGCCTGCGTTGACCCACCACCGGGAAGAACCTGGCTGCAGCTGGCTACACGGTCTCCTAGCAACCGGAGAGGCCGGAACAGCAAACTATTGAAGCGGTGGTCCCCCCCAGAGGCCAGGGGAACCATGGCGGACAAGAAGTGGCTGCTAGGACCGGGGCCACTGGAACCGATGCCCCTGGACGTGACCTGCAAGCCCTGGTACAAAGACAAGTTACTCTCCAAGTGTTTTGCAAAGCACAAGAACGTGCTCCCGAAGTTCCCTACCTCCCTGGACAGCCGGCGGTGGATATTTGTGAAAGAGCTGCTGGACGACTTCCGGAAGGGTTGCCCACCTTGTGAAGATCTGATCACTCGCAGCCCTAAGGAGGGCTTCCTCCCCTGGATTGTTCACAGAGTTCCCCAGCATGCCCCCAAAAAGGGTCAGAAAAAGCTGCCCGAGGAAGCAAACCTGTTTTCCACGCTCTCGCCAGCCCAGCTAGCACAGAAGGCATTCGTGGAGAACATCGAACCCCAGCTAACCAAGCATCCCTTGGCTCTCTACCCGAATCTGGAGGAAAATCTACCTGCAGACCTCTTATTAAAGGTGCTGGAAGTGCTCGATCCTGACGGGAAGCTGGAGGACACATGGGCTTATTGTCAGGGCCCCAGGAAAAGAACGAAGTCCCCCACAAAGCTTCGTAAAAAACGTCCTGCCAAGGTCTACCTGGAACCTCTAAAGAAGGCTCCTGTGTCACATCCAGCCACTTTGCATCACGAAGACAAGAAGTCAAGCAGAAAGGATTCACTCACTGATCCTCCTGTTCACAGAGAAGTACCGAAAGCAATTCGTAAATCCTTCAAATGGGCTGCTGCTTTTGGAAACTTGGGCATTGATGAAGAGCTCATCACGAAAGTGTGTGAGGTTGGCTGTGAGTGGCCACCAGCCCAGGATACAGTCTACATGAGGAAAGTAACCCAGGTCCCTTCAAAG ATGAGGTATGGTGCATTGTACCTGAAGCCCAAGTTGTGGAAAAAGCTAGTAAATGACGAACCTTCAATTGACCCCAACGTCTTACTTGAAGATGGGAGTTTTAGAAAGGAGCTTCCTGAACACGACACTCTTGAAGATCTTTATGGA CAAATAGCATTTAAAGGTTTCATTCTAAGCAAGGGCTACAGGATACCAGACATCCTTGAGAGGCTGGTCCTCAGGAAGGGATGGAAATATGATTCTGTTAAGACTCCTATAcacaaagtaataaaaatcagctaa